The Staphylothermus marinus F1 genome has a segment encoding these proteins:
- the xerA gene encoding site-specific tyrosine recombinase/integron integrase, whose amino-acid sequence MPPKIDLGKAPDGILELDNKDILEEFIFTLEAAGASEDTIKAYRSAIKDFLEFLGEKPLRDITLRDIILWRNYRLKHGFSKAKTKDKKKWQTTLHYYSMFLNRFFEWLGLNFRIPRIRKPPRKIHVLNDEEVHKLLESIRDPLDKLILSILLDTGLRSKELLGIRVSDIDFENRTITITSTKYDKERKVLVTSRTMELIRSWIKLNNLEKEDRLIPLTYSGLYKRIKRLGRRASIPAWKIRPHILRHTFATQALRKGLSLPYLQRLLGHSDIKTTQIYLHVTIEDIRSEYDKIMETNTYRCPNCGREIPADAHFCPYCGYVLTKEKNSTSIST is encoded by the coding sequence ATGCCTCCAAAAATAGATTTGGGCAAAGCTCCAGATGGTATTTTGGAACTAGATAATAAGGATATTTTAGAAGAATTTATATTTACATTGGAAGCAGCTGGAGCCAGTGAAGATACAATAAAAGCTTATAGATCAGCTATTAAGGATTTCTTGGAATTTCTAGGAGAGAAACCCCTACGCGATATAACGTTGAGAGATATTATATTGTGGAGGAATTATAGGTTAAAACATGGGTTTTCCAAAGCTAAAACAAAAGATAAGAAAAAATGGCAGACAACTCTTCATTACTACTCAATGTTTCTGAACAGATTCTTTGAGTGGCTTGGATTAAATTTTAGGATTCCACGTATTAGAAAACCTCCTAGAAAAATCCATGTTTTAAACGATGAAGAAGTACATAAATTGCTGGAGTCAATAAGGGATCCGTTGGATAAGCTGATATTATCTATACTACTAGATACAGGTCTAAGAAGTAAGGAGCTCTTAGGTATTAGGGTTTCAGATATTGATTTCGAGAATAGAACGATAACGATAACATCAACAAAGTATGATAAGGAAAGAAAAGTTCTAGTAACATCTAGAACTATGGAGCTTATTCGTTCATGGATAAAACTAAATAATCTGGAGAAGGAAGATAGATTAATTCCATTAACATATAGTGGATTATATAAGCGTATTAAGAGGCTCGGTAGGAGAGCCAGTATACCGGCTTGGAAGATCAGACCACATATATTAAGACATACTTTTGCAACACAAGCTTTAAGGAAGGGATTGAGTCTACCTTATCTTCAAAGATTACTGGGTCACTCGGATATTAAGACTACACAAATATACTTACACGTTACAATTGAGGATATTAGGAGCGAATACGATAAGATAATGGAAACAAACACGTATAGATGCCCTAATTGTGGAAGAGAAATACCAGCTGATGCACATTTCTGCCCATACTGTGGATATGTTCTCACTAAAGAAAAGAACTCAACTTCTATATCTACTTAA
- a CDS encoding class II aldolase/adducin family protein, translating into MNEAEMLVHSMKLLVSLGYTNPKGGNGSIRVDDHHILITPSSIPKHLLRTDDLVLYNIVNNSYTGKYKPSIEVNAHVKTYRVRNDIHAILHAHLPLATSLTDIGLENWWLAGTVEAEYSLEKVYVSEYAPPGSIELAEKIAEGFRSGAKIVIIPKHGVFAGGKDVADALDAIIALESTAKYVYVKLVVEELRNIKNKLIH; encoded by the coding sequence ATGAATGAAGCCGAAATGCTTGTTCATTCTATGAAACTCCTAGTTAGTCTTGGCTATACTAATCCGAAAGGTGGGAATGGAAGTATTAGGGTTGATGATCACCATATATTGATAACTCCTAGCAGTATTCCTAAGCATTTGTTGAGAACAGATGATCTAGTATTATATAATATTGTAAATAATTCGTATACTGGTAAATACAAACCAAGCATAGAGGTTAATGCACATGTAAAAACATATAGGGTTCGAAACGATATTCACGCAATACTACATGCACACTTACCATTAGCTACATCACTAACAGATATAGGTTTAGAAAACTGGTGGCTTGCAGGCACCGTTGAAGCAGAATATAGTCTTGAAAAAGTATACGTATCGGAGTATGCGCCTCCAGGCTCCATAGAACTTGCTGAGAAGATTGCAGAAGGTTTTAGGAGTGGTGCAAAAATAGTTATTATACCTAAACATGGAGTATTTGCCGGCGGTAAAGATGTTGCAGATGCTTTAGATGCTATAATAGCTTTAGAGTCGACGGCGAAATATGTATATGTAAAACTTGTTGTTGAGGAACTAAGGAATATAAAGAATAAACTAATACATTGA
- a CDS encoding MBL fold metallo-hydrolase, whose product MIRIAVLVDDRPYMEGLKTRRGLSIYVEINNNFLLFDLGPDSGILQYNSDKLDISLDLIDAAIISHAHSDHMGGLQLLGWVAPFLKTFIPYDSMDSVGRIVKNNGLTPVEVIDWVKLWENTYITKPIHGPPWEHFLVINTSKGIIVFSGCMHAGVDKVLKIISMYLGGRIRGVIGGFHLENAPRKVVEASVKLLIEKYGVDFVIPLHCSGELFRRILRNNYSDKYINAGAGFIYEL is encoded by the coding sequence TTGATTAGAATAGCTGTATTAGTTGATGATCGACCTTACATGGAAGGTTTAAAGACGCGTAGAGGCTTATCTATATATGTTGAAATAAACAATAATTTCCTCCTATTTGATCTCGGCCCTGATAGTGGTATTTTACAGTATAATTCTGATAAATTAGATATTAGCTTAGACCTTATCGATGCAGCTATAATTTCTCATGCTCACAGTGATCATATGGGTGGATTACAATTATTGGGGTGGGTAGCTCCTTTCCTGAAAACATTCATACCATATGATAGCATGGATAGTGTTGGACGCATAGTTAAAAACAATGGTTTAACTCCTGTAGAAGTAATTGATTGGGTAAAGCTGTGGGAAAACACATATATTACAAAACCCATACATGGTCCTCCATGGGAGCATTTCCTCGTTATAAATACTTCTAAGGGCATTATTGTTTTCTCTGGATGTATGCATGCAGGTGTAGATAAAGTATTAAAAATAATATCTATGTATCTAGGCGGCCGTATAAGAGGTGTTATAGGGGGTTTCCACTTGGAAAATGCTCCTAGAAAAGTGGTTGAGGCCTCAGTAAAGTTGCTAATAGAGAAGTATGGAGTGGATTTCGTTATACCTCTTCATTGCAGTGGCGAATTGTTTAGAAGAATTCTTAGAAATAACTATAGTGATAAATATATTAATGCAGGTGCGGGTTTCATATATGAGTTATGA
- the proS gene encoding proline--tRNA ligase: protein MGGILSLERFRLDKYADFPKWYHEILKHAKIVDTRYPVKGMNVWMPYGLKALRMIQKIMINLLEETGHEEAYFPTMIPESVFSKEKDFLQGFGGETFVVEGTMTKKFNEKLFVRPTSETVMYYMWNIWIKGRKDLPLKMYQVVNVFRYETKMTHPILRVREIMSFIEAHTAHATSEEAEKQINEALSIYKKFFDSLLLPYFIVKTPPWDTFAGAEYNYDFITAMPDGKGLELGSVINLGQKFARAFDIKFMDSDGVTKHVYQTCYGVSERTLGAVIAIHGDQKGLFLPPIIAPIQVVIVPIARRDEQDIIEYAKKISEKLKKAGIRTFLDDDPEHTPGWKYYFWEMKGVPTRIEIGRRELNNNTVTIARRDGAKKITVSINDMVDKLRSIWIEINDYLRKKAIEHLKKMTIITYKPEEIGKGVKGLIITPWDGTKECADKLEEITGKQVLGEIIESPIKLPSLQGKTICNNKPDRYALIGTTY, encoded by the coding sequence ATGGGTGGGATTTTGAGTCTAGAAAGATTTAGACTAGATAAGTACGCTGATTTTCCTAAATGGTATCATGAAATATTGAAACATGCAAAAATAGTTGATACAAGATACCCTGTTAAAGGAATGAATGTGTGGATGCCTTATGGATTAAAAGCTTTGAGAATGATCCAAAAAATAATGATTAATCTTCTCGAAGAAACTGGGCACGAAGAAGCATATTTTCCAACAATGATACCTGAATCAGTGTTTTCAAAAGAGAAAGATTTTCTCCAAGGATTTGGTGGTGAAACATTTGTTGTTGAGGGAACAATGACTAAAAAATTTAATGAAAAACTCTTTGTTCGCCCTACTAGTGAAACAGTCATGTATTATATGTGGAATATATGGATTAAGGGAAGAAAAGATCTTCCTCTGAAAATGTATCAAGTGGTCAATGTATTCAGATATGAAACAAAAATGACGCATCCTATTCTAAGGGTTAGAGAAATAATGAGTTTTATAGAAGCACACACAGCCCATGCCACCAGTGAAGAAGCTGAAAAACAGATCAATGAAGCCTTAAGCATATATAAAAAATTCTTTGACTCTCTCCTACTACCCTATTTCATTGTTAAAACCCCGCCTTGGGACACCTTCGCTGGTGCAGAATATAACTACGACTTCATAACAGCTATGCCGGACGGTAAAGGTTTAGAACTGGGTTCAGTTATTAATCTTGGACAGAAATTCGCTAGGGCATTCGATATAAAATTCATGGATAGTGATGGAGTGACAAAGCATGTTTATCAAACATGTTATGGTGTAAGTGAGAGAACATTAGGAGCTGTTATTGCAATACATGGTGATCAAAAAGGATTGTTTCTTCCACCTATAATAGCTCCTATCCAAGTTGTTATAGTGCCTATAGCTAGAAGGGATGAACAAGATATAATAGAATATGCTAAGAAGATCAGTGAAAAACTCAAAAAAGCCGGTATAAGAACGTTTTTAGATGATGACCCAGAGCATACGCCTGGTTGGAAATATTATTTCTGGGAAATGAAAGGTGTACCTACAAGGATCGAAATAGGTAGAAGAGAACTCAACAATAATACTGTCACAATTGCTAGAAGAGATGGTGCTAAAAAGATTACTGTAAGCATTAATGACATGGTAGATAAACTAAGAAGCATTTGGATAGAGATCAATGATTATCTAAGGAAAAAAGCAATAGAACATTTGAAGAAAATGACCATTATAACTTATAAACCAGAAGAGATAGGTAAAGGTGTGAAGGGATTAATTATTACGCCATGGGATGGAACAAAGGAGTGTGCAGATAAATTAGAAGAAATTACTGGAAAACAAGTTTTAGGCGAAATAATTGAGTCACCTATAAAACTGCCGAGTCTTCAAGGAAAAACTATTTGTAATAATAAACCTGATAGATATGCGTTAATCGGCACAACATATTAA
- a CDS encoding diphthine--ammonia ligase, whose protein sequence is MKATILFTGGKDSTYALHLAYLQGFDIVVLSTIYPLYEYSMLYHKPIFDLLRLQAKSLGLPLESIAVYSPEHELSALYKLLKRVKENYGVEVVVSGAVLSDYQRMRYSMICDELGLKTYTPLWRIDQSKYMFELVEHGIEFILISINTYGLPMKLLGEIITEKDVYEIINRSRKYGFNPAFEGGEAETLVVNSPLFRKKIRVAGRKIIKSPYEGFFIIENYGFQ, encoded by the coding sequence ATGAAGGCAACAATACTGTTTACTGGAGGTAAAGATTCAACATACGCTTTACATCTAGCTTATCTTCAAGGATTTGATATAGTTGTTTTATCCACTATTTATCCATTATATGAATACTCAATGCTATATCATAAACCAATATTTGATTTATTAAGACTTCAAGCAAAAAGTTTAGGTTTACCCCTAGAAAGTATAGCTGTTTATTCTCCAGAACATGAGCTTTCAGCTCTTTATAAGTTGTTGAAGAGAGTGAAGGAAAATTATGGTGTAGAAGTAGTTGTTTCAGGAGCTGTTCTCAGCGATTATCAGAGAATGAGGTATTCAATGATATGTGATGAACTAGGATTAAAGACTTATACTCCTCTCTGGAGAATTGATCAGTCAAAATATATGTTTGAACTCGTCGAGCATGGTATTGAATTCATATTAATCAGTATTAATACTTATGGATTACCAATGAAGCTTCTGGGTGAAATTATAACTGAGAAAGATGTCTACGAAATAATTAATAGGTCAAGAAAATATGGTTTTAATCCCGCTTTTGAGGGAGGAGAGGCAGAAACACTTGTTGTAAACAGTCCATTGTTTAGGAAAAAAATAAGAGTTGCTGGAAGAAAGATAATTAAGTCCCCGTATGAGGGTTTTTTTATTATTGAGAATTATGGTTTCCAATAA
- a CDS encoding V-type ATP synthase subunit B yields the protein MPSSSLAIRESPKLLKAQGSLLIAEPMKGVSYGEVVEVVLGSGETRLGQVIDVSRDATIIQVFGGVSDIDLKISKVRYRGETLKLPVSIDMLGRIFDGLGRPIDGGPPIVPEDYLDINGSPINPASRLPPSEFIETGISAIDGLNSIVRGQKLPIFSGSGLPHNRIAAQIVRQARVRGKEEKFAVVFAAIGVSYDDAMFFIENFKNYGALENAVAFINTADSPVIERIAIPRIALTAAEFLAWKHDMHVLAILTDMTNYCEALRELSAAREEVPSRRGYPGYMYTDLATIYERAGRVEGKKGSVTQMPILTMPNDDITHPIPDLTGYITEGQLVLSRQLWLKGIYPPFDILMSLSRLMKDGIGPGKTREDHRGVFMQLYSAYAEGVRLRELAVVVGTEALSARDRKYLEFADRFEKEFIGQGEYERRTIEETLDKGWELLAILPEDELKHVRIEHIRKYHPKYRGKTSR from the coding sequence TTGCCGAGCTCTAGCTTAGCTATCCGCGAATCTCCCAAACTCCTTAAGGCTCAGGGTAGTTTATTAATAGCGGAGCCTATGAAGGGGGTTAGTTATGGAGAAGTTGTCGAAGTAGTTCTGGGTTCGGGAGAGACAAGGCTTGGACAAGTAATTGATGTCAGTAGAGATGCTACCATTATACAGGTTTTCGGCGGAGTCAGCGATATTGATCTGAAGATATCCAAGGTTAGATATCGTGGGGAAACACTAAAACTACCTGTCAGTATTGATATGTTGGGCAGAATATTTGATGGACTTGGTAGACCAATAGATGGGGGGCCGCCAATAGTTCCAGAAGATTACTTAGACATAAATGGTAGCCCTATAAATCCAGCATCTAGGCTTCCACCATCCGAATTCATTGAAACAGGGATTTCAGCTATAGATGGATTAAACAGTATTGTTCGTGGACAAAAGCTTCCAATATTTAGTGGTTCAGGACTACCACATAACCGTATAGCTGCACAAATTGTTAGGCAAGCAAGGGTTAGGGGTAAGGAGGAAAAATTTGCCGTTGTATTCGCAGCTATAGGTGTGAGTTATGATGATGCAATGTTCTTTATCGAGAACTTCAAGAACTATGGTGCTCTAGAAAACGCAGTAGCATTTATCAACACTGCTGATTCACCGGTGATAGAGAGAATAGCTATTCCAAGAATTGCTTTAACAGCTGCTGAGTTTCTAGCATGGAAACATGATATGCATGTTCTAGCAATACTTACTGATATGACTAATTACTGTGAAGCACTAAGAGAACTAAGTGCTGCACGAGAAGAAGTTCCTAGTAGGAGAGGTTATCCAGGATATATGTATACAGATTTAGCAACAATTTATGAACGTGCAGGACGTGTTGAGGGGAAGAAGGGCAGTGTTACACAAATGCCTATACTAACCATGCCTAACGATGACATTACGCATCCAATCCCTGATCTTACAGGATATATTACTGAGGGCCAACTAGTATTATCTAGGCAACTATGGTTAAAGGGAATCTATCCACCATTCGATATATTGATGAGCCTGTCTAGATTAATGAAGGACGGTATCGGACCCGGTAAAACTAGAGAGGACCACCGCGGAGTCTTTATGCAACTGTATAGTGCATATGCTGAAGGTGTCAGGTTGAGAGAGTTAGCAGTTGTTGTTGGAACAGAAGCTTTATCTGCTAGGGATCGTAAATACTTAGAGTTTGCTGATAGATTCGAGAAAGAATTTATTGGGCAAGGAGAATATGAGCGGAGAACAATTGAGGAAACACTCGATAAAGGATGGGAACTATTAGCTATTCTCCCAGAAGATGAATTAAAACATGTAAGAATCGAGCATATAAGGAAATATCATCCAAAATATAGAGGAAAAACATCTAGGTAG
- a CDS encoding V-type ATP synthase subunit A: MSLGITGKIYRVSGPLVIAENMRGSKVYEVVEVGSDRLIGEIIGVEGDKAIIQVYEDTSGLRVGDPVYGTGYPLAAELGPGLVGSIYDGIQRPLPLLQELVGFFVKRGVKAKPLPRNKKWHFKPLVKQGEKVGPDDVIGYVEETPVIKHYIMIPPDTHGVVEEIVGEGEYTIVDPIARINGKEIVMLQKWPVRKPRPYREKLEHREPVLTGQRVIDFFFPLAKGGKAAIPGGFGTGKTVTLQQLTKWSAVDIAIYVGCGERGNEMADALHSFRRLVDPRTGKALVERSVFIANTSNMPVAARETSIFLGATIGEYFRDMGYHVLMVADSTSRWAEAMREISGRLEELPGEEGYPAYLGSRLASFYERSGYVKTLGRPDRTGSLTIMGAVSPPGADFSEPVTQATLRIVRALYALDVNLAYRRHYPAINWLISYSLYVDNVTDWWHKNIDPSWRELREKALAILQKEAELEELVRLVGAEALPEEDKLLLEVARMIREDFLQQNAFHEIDTYCPPRKAVLMMKAIMLFYELGLEAIKRGISMEKIRELKSRVKIARMKEIPNIDFEDAFKSLFEDIRRDFESLMKEAETIAEL; this comes from the coding sequence ATGAGCTTGGGCATTACTGGAAAGATCTATAGGGTGTCGGGTCCATTAGTAATAGCTGAGAACATGCGTGGCTCGAAAGTTTATGAAGTAGTAGAGGTTGGTAGTGATAGATTAATCGGCGAGATCATAGGTGTTGAGGGAGATAAAGCCATTATACAAGTCTATGAAGATACAAGCGGGTTAAGAGTAGGAGACCCCGTATATGGTACAGGTTATCCGTTAGCAGCAGAGCTTGGGCCAGGACTCGTTGGCTCAATCTATGATGGTATTCAGAGACCATTACCTCTTCTACAGGAGCTGGTAGGATTCTTTGTAAAGAGGGGTGTGAAAGCTAAACCTTTACCGAGGAATAAGAAATGGCATTTTAAACCACTTGTTAAACAAGGAGAGAAAGTTGGGCCTGACGATGTTATTGGATACGTTGAAGAGACCCCTGTTATTAAACATTATATTATGATTCCTCCTGATACTCATGGTGTTGTTGAAGAAATAGTTGGTGAGGGAGAATATACAATAGTAGACCCTATTGCTCGGATTAATGGAAAAGAAATAGTTATGCTGCAGAAATGGCCCGTTAGAAAACCTCGTCCATACAGAGAAAAACTAGAACATCGAGAACCAGTATTAACCGGGCAAAGAGTTATTGATTTCTTCTTCCCACTAGCAAAGGGTGGTAAAGCTGCTATCCCCGGAGGATTTGGAACAGGTAAAACTGTTACATTACAACAATTAACGAAGTGGAGCGCTGTAGATATAGCAATCTATGTTGGATGCGGTGAGAGAGGAAACGAAATGGCTGATGCACTACATAGTTTCAGAAGACTGGTTGATCCAAGAACGGGTAAAGCATTGGTGGAGAGAAGTGTGTTCATAGCTAATACTAGCAACATGCCTGTAGCAGCTCGTGAAACAAGTATTTTCCTAGGAGCAACTATTGGGGAATACTTCCGAGACATGGGATACCATGTATTAATGGTTGCTGACTCGACAAGTAGATGGGCTGAAGCAATGAGGGAGATTAGTGGTAGATTAGAAGAGCTTCCGGGAGAAGAAGGATACCCTGCATATCTAGGTTCTAGACTTGCAAGTTTCTATGAGAGAAGTGGTTATGTGAAAACTCTGGGCAGACCGGATAGAACAGGTAGTCTAACAATAATGGGTGCTGTATCTCCTCCAGGCGCAGATTTTAGTGAGCCAGTAACGCAGGCAACATTGAGAATTGTACGAGCACTTTATGCTTTAGATGTTAATCTTGCTTATCGTCGTCATTACCCCGCCATTAATTGGCTTATAAGTTATAGCTTATATGTTGATAATGTAACTGATTGGTGGCATAAAAACATTGATCCAAGCTGGAGAGAGTTGAGGGAAAAAGCTCTAGCGATATTGCAGAAGGAAGCTGAGCTCGAAGAGCTTGTGAGGCTTGTCGGTGCAGAAGCATTGCCTGAAGAGGATAAATTATTGTTAGAGGTTGCGAGAATGATTAGGGAAGATTTTCTCCAGCAAAATGCTTTTCACGAGATAGATACTTATTGTCCACCCAGGAAAGCAGTATTAATGATGAAAGCCATAATGCTATTCTACGAGTTAGGATTAGAGGCTATTAAGAGAGGTATTAGTATGGAGAAGATTAGAGAATTAAAATCACGTGTTAAAATAGCTCGAATGAAGGAGATCCCCAATATTGATTTTGAAGACGCATTTAAATCCTTATTCGAAGATATTCGGAGAGATTTCGAATCATTAATGAAGGAGGCTGAGACTATTGCCGAGCTCTAG
- a CDS encoding DHHA1 domain-containing protein — MLSRWVILVHGDSDGVCSGALIYRYLSLKNNVVEIFFTHPAGLANDLAEFTSNGDNIFIADIALSEHHLYDIEKILQERSRYGEIIYIDHHPEPLRLKPHELPGIIVHDTCCSASELTYRFLEEKGLIQEYSRIALYGAIGDYLDETQWVKKTIDEWDKRSIYFEAGVLVQGLEGSRKMYDFKRRIIRLLADNRLPSENSELLLRALIQSHNDEELRIWVKKNKRIIGEISYVADPPGSIGRAANYARVYGSCKVGLAYETKGNMLIMSLRAIRGIDLNTILRKITVLLGGTGGGHAFAAGARIPANRFNEFLELLNKYINKNNGSGKT; from the coding sequence ATGTTGTCTAGATGGGTTATTCTAGTTCATGGAGATAGTGATGGTGTTTGTAGCGGAGCACTCATATATAGATATCTTTCCTTGAAAAATAATGTTGTAGAAATATTTTTTACACATCCAGCAGGTTTAGCAAATGATCTAGCGGAGTTTACCAGTAATGGAGACAATATATTTATAGCTGATATAGCTTTAAGCGAACATCACCTCTATGATATTGAGAAGATTTTACAAGAGAGAAGCAGATACGGTGAAATAATATATATAGATCATCATCCAGAACCTTTAAGGCTTAAACCACATGAATTACCAGGTATAATAGTTCATGATACATGTTGTTCAGCTTCAGAACTAACATATAGGTTTCTCGAAGAAAAAGGCCTTATACAAGAATATAGTCGCATAGCATTGTATGGTGCTATAGGCGATTATTTGGATGAGACCCAATGGGTAAAGAAAACAATTGATGAGTGGGATAAGAGAAGCATTTATTTCGAAGCAGGCGTTCTTGTACAGGGTTTAGAGGGTTCACGTAAAATGTATGATTTCAAAAGGAGAATTATTCGTTTATTAGCAGATAATAGGTTGCCTAGTGAGAACTCAGAGTTATTGTTAAGAGCACTTATACAAAGCCATAATGATGAAGAACTTAGAATATGGGTTAAGAAAAATAAACGTATTATAGGAGAAATCTCGTATGTAGCTGATCCTCCGGGAAGCATTGGTCGTGCAGCTAATTATGCTAGAGTTTATGGTAGTTGCAAAGTTGGTTTAGCATATGAGACCAAAGGTAATATGTTGATTATGAGTCTTAGAGCTATTAGGGGAATTGATCTAAACACTATTCTGAGGAAAATAACAGTCTTATTAGGAGGGACAGGTGGGGGACATGCTTTTGCAGCTGGTGCTAGGATTCCAGCTAATAGGTTCAATGAG
- a CDS encoding M28 family peptidase has protein sequence MEYYVLRKDKFHREAIAGSEAEHQIASAIKEYFKEYSDWVKILKVPLDTWEEINCTISFHDNVLDCKSMPFTLSGEVEGEPVFADYLGNKIVSNKQVSDSIVFIPFPDDPDDSKYVVLKLYEHGAKAVVFYDILPGRYRRMVIIGDEDYSFSHGAPSPIPVASIKKEDYLRIYKEMPRRIVFRSKTKITHNVHGYTVVAGINGRGDREIHVTAHHDHWFNGFSDNMVGVELLIQLMKKYRKSWNGYNLVFISYTAEESGSPYFTSWYWIWGSRYYLELLEARNDTSKIIADVNVDAIYTYPLHFNANPSLTDCINKLVEGGRGIYDGYDYTDFDSYSYTLHGIPAMTLHTFKEMKHIYHTNLDDGSEVYDHIITNALETLDDTVRCINNNMPKYKHITKYIKEKLGDKAPLEARNLVSKLETINNKINEEASIRIITRELSSIIYVPSLDGLFTSDLLADIIEIIDKLDKIDQYIGKRIRVKVVDREQFLDISPTNHNKEELLKSLQYALIQRINSYNRRIEDVIKNIVLRKKCEKQL, from the coding sequence ATGGAGTATTATGTCTTACGCAAGGATAAGTTCCATAGAGAAGCTATTGCCGGCTCCGAAGCAGAACACCAAATAGCTAGTGCTATCAAGGAATATTTTAAAGAATATAGCGATTGGGTAAAGATACTAAAAGTTCCCCTAGATACATGGGAGGAAATAAACTGTACTATAAGCTTTCATGATAATGTATTAGATTGTAAATCAATGCCGTTTACATTATCTGGAGAAGTAGAGGGAGAACCCGTTTTTGCTGATTATTTAGGCAATAAAATAGTTTCTAACAAACAAGTTTCAGACAGTATTGTTTTTATACCGTTCCCAGATGATCCTGATGATTCAAAATATGTTGTATTAAAACTTTACGAACATGGTGCTAAAGCTGTTGTTTTCTATGATATTCTTCCAGGAAGATATAGGAGAATGGTGATTATAGGAGATGAAGATTATAGTTTTAGTCATGGAGCACCATCGCCTATACCAGTTGCTTCTATAAAGAAGGAGGATTATCTTAGAATATATAAGGAAATGCCTCGGAGAATAGTTTTTAGATCCAAGACAAAGATAACACATAACGTACATGGCTATACTGTAGTTGCTGGTATAAATGGGCGTGGAGATAGAGAAATACATGTAACAGCTCATCATGACCACTGGTTTAATGGATTCAGCGATAATATGGTCGGTGTTGAACTCCTTATCCAACTCATGAAGAAATATAGGAAAAGCTGGAATGGATATAACCTTGTCTTCATCTCTTATACTGCTGAAGAATCAGGCTCACCCTATTTTACAAGCTGGTACTGGATATGGGGTAGTAGATATTATCTTGAATTATTAGAGGCTAGAAACGATACCTCGAAAATAATTGCCGATGTAAACGTGGATGCTATATATACTTATCCACTACATTTTAACGCTAATCCATCGCTTACGGATTGTATAAACAAACTAGTAGAGGGTGGAAGAGGAATCTATGATGGATATGATTACACCGATTTCGACAGCTACTCTTATACTCTTCACGGTATACCAGCAATGACACTTCACACCTTTAAGGAGATGAAACACATCTATCATACAAACCTTGATGACGGTAGCGAGGTCTACGATCATATAATAACTAATGCTTTAGAAACATTAGATGACACTGTGAGATGCATAAATAATAATATGCCAAAGTATAAGCACATAACTAAGTATATTAAAGAAAAACTCGGTGATAAAGCACCTCTTGAAGCAAGGAACCTGGTATCAAAACTTGAAACAATAAATAACAAGATAAATGAAGAAGCTTCTATACGGATTATTACTCGAGAACTTAGCTCAATAATATATGTTCCCAGCCTAGATGGATTATTCACATCCGACCTCCTCGCAGACATTATTGAGATAATAGATAAACTAGATAAAATAGATCAATATATTGGGAAAAGAATTAGAGTAAAAGTCGTTGATCGAGAACAGTTCCTAGATATATCGCCAACTAATCATAATAAAGAAGAATTATTGAAAAGCTTACAGTATGCATTAATTCAACGAATTAATTCGTATAATAGAAGAATTGAAGATGTTATAAAAAATATTGTTCTACGCAAGAAATGCGAGAAACAACTTTAA